In one Drosophila pseudoobscura strain MV-25-SWS-2005 chromosome X, UCI_Dpse_MV25, whole genome shotgun sequence genomic region, the following are encoded:
- the LOC4812644 gene encoding venom serine protease Bi-VSP isoform X2 — MTNAEQGAKTADKQSDLTLSHALRVRQNCITPENYYGSCVALRYCPQVVNVFQSTSRERAERYVIALQRSCGTRNFNGDPVLCCTSPQNNPQTTERPSNPFFPKEQPFVGPQPPPDVPNRNPFLTTQRPPTTTTTTTTTRAPVTSAAPLVELRGPVCRGPDTKPGNCVDIKSCPLLLNQLIAKQKDSTFVSFLQASQRICGNVGSTVCCPNGQTATNEPVVTPTVSTEDVPRRLPNVEEGCGYTLNTFKKIVGGEVSRKGAWPWIALLGYDDPSSSPFKCGGTLITARHVLTAAHCIRQDLIFVRLGEHDLSTDTETRHVDINVIRYVSHPEYNRQNGRSDIAILYLERNVQFTDKITPICLPHTPQLRGKSYVGYMPFVAGWGKTQEGGESATVLNELQIPIFDNEQCRESYAKQKRYFSADQFDSAVVCAGVLTGGKDTCQGDSGGPLMIPEPYQNSVRFYLIGVVSYGIGCARPEVPGVYSSTQYFMDWIIERVQETT; from the exons ATGACAAATGCGGAGCAAGGCGCCAAAACGGCAGACAAACAAAGTGACCTCACACTCTCACACGCATTACGCG TTCGTCAGAACTGCATCACTCCAGAGAACTACTATGGCAGCTGCGTGGCGCTTAGATACTGCCCCCAGGTGGTGAACGTATTCCAGAGCACCAGCAGAGAGCGCGCTGAGCGCTATGTGATCGCCCTGCAACGCAGCTGTGGCACCCGCAACTTCAATGGGGATCCGGTG CTGTGCTGTACTTCTCCGCAGAATAATCCACAGACCACAGAGCGGCCATCCAATCCCTTCTTTCCCAAAGAGCAACCGTTTGTGGGTCCTCAGCCGCCGCCAGATGTGCCCAATCGCAATCCCTTCCTGACCACGCAGCgaccacccaccaccaccacaacgacgacaacgacgcgTGCTCCGGTTACCTCGGCGGCACCGCTGGTGGAGCTCCGTGGACCCGTATGCCGTGGACCGGACACCAAGCCCGGCAATTGCGTCG ATATCAAAAGCTGCCCTTTGTTGCTCAATCAACTGATTGCCAAGCAGAAGGATTCCACCTTCGTGAGCTTCCTGCAGGCCTCGCAGCGCATCTGTGGCAACGTAGGCTCCACGGTCTGCTGCCCCAATGGCCAGACGGCGACGAATGAGCCGGTAGTCACTCCCACAGTCAGCACGGAGGATGTGCCCCGACGTCTGCCCAATGTGGAGGAGGGATGTGGCTACACTCTGAACACCTTCAAGAAGATCGTTGGCGGCGAGGTGAGTCGCAAGGGGGCCTGGCCCTGGATTGCACTCTTGGGCTACGATGATCCCTCCTCGTCGCCGTTCAAGTGCGGTGGCACTCTGATCACCGCCAGACATGTGCTCACAGCTGCCCACTGCATCCGTCAGGACCT AATTTTCGTGCGACTGGGCGAACATGATCTCTCCACGGACACCGAGACGCGCCATGTGGACATTAATGTGATCCGA TATGTGTCCCATCCGGAGTACAATCGCCAAAATGGACGCAGCGACATTGCCATTCTTTATCTGGAGCGGAACGTGCAGTTCACGGACAAGATCACCCCCATCTGCCTGCCCCACACGCCACAGCTGCGGGGCAAGTCCTATGTAGGCTACATGCCCTTCGTGGCTGGCTGGGGCAAGACCCAGGAGGGCGGGGAATCGGCCACCGTGCTGAACGAGCTACAGATTCCCATCTTCGACAACGAGCAGTGCCGCGAGAGCTACGCCAAGCAGAAACGCTACTTCTCCGCCGACCAGTTCGACAGTGCGGTCGTGTGTGCTGGCGTCCTCACCGGCGGCAAGGACACCTGCCAGGGCGACTCCGGTGGCCCACTGATGATACCCGAGCCGTACCAGAACAGCGTGCGCTTCTATCTGATCGGCGTGGTCTCGTACGGCATTGGGTGTGCGAGGCCGGAGGTGCCCGGCGTCTACTCTAGCACCCAGTACTTCATGGACTGGATCATCGAGCGCGTCCAGGAGACGACCTGA
- the LOC4812644 gene encoding venom protease isoform X3 — translation MKSVFGASAVITLLYFLLLGEPSAFAQFNNQRRQERPSNPFFPKEQPFVGPQPPPDVPNRNPFLTTQRPPTTTTTTTTTRAPVTSAAPLVELRGPVCRGPDTKPGNCVDIKSCPLLLNQLIAKQKDSTFVSFLQASQRICGNVGSTVCCPNGQTATNEPVVTPTVSTEDVPRRLPNVEEGCGYTLNTFKKIVGGEVSRKGAWPWIALLGYDDPSSSPFKCGGTLITARHVLTAAHCIRQDLIFVRLGEHDLSTDTETRHVDINVIRYVSHPEYNRQNGRSDIAILYLERNVQFTDKITPICLPHTPQLRGKSYVGYMPFVAGWGKTQEGGESATVLNELQIPIFDNEQCRESYAKQKRYFSADQFDSAVVCAGVLTGGKDTCQGDSGGPLMIPEPYQNSVRFYLIGVVSYGIGCARPEVPGVYSSTQYFMDWIIERVQETT, via the exons ATGAAGTCGGTGTTTGGTGCCAGTGCTGTTATTACACTCCTCTACTTCCTCCTCCTTGGCGAGCCGTCCGCCTTCGCTCAATTTAACAATCAGCGCCGGCAAG AGCGGCCATCCAATCCCTTCTTTCCCAAAGAGCAACCGTTTGTGGGTCCTCAGCCGCCGCCAGATGTGCCCAATCGCAATCCCTTCCTGACCACGCAGCgaccacccaccaccaccacaacgacgacaacgacgcgTGCTCCGGTTACCTCGGCGGCACCGCTGGTGGAGCTCCGTGGACCCGTATGCCGTGGACCGGACACCAAGCCCGGCAATTGCGTCG ATATCAAAAGCTGCCCTTTGTTGCTCAATCAACTGATTGCCAAGCAGAAGGATTCCACCTTCGTGAGCTTCCTGCAGGCCTCGCAGCGCATCTGTGGCAACGTAGGCTCCACGGTCTGCTGCCCCAATGGCCAGACGGCGACGAATGAGCCGGTAGTCACTCCCACAGTCAGCACGGAGGATGTGCCCCGACGTCTGCCCAATGTGGAGGAGGGATGTGGCTACACTCTGAACACCTTCAAGAAGATCGTTGGCGGCGAGGTGAGTCGCAAGGGGGCCTGGCCCTGGATTGCACTCTTGGGCTACGATGATCCCTCCTCGTCGCCGTTCAAGTGCGGTGGCACTCTGATCACCGCCAGACATGTGCTCACAGCTGCCCACTGCATCCGTCAGGACCT AATTTTCGTGCGACTGGGCGAACATGATCTCTCCACGGACACCGAGACGCGCCATGTGGACATTAATGTGATCCGA TATGTGTCCCATCCGGAGTACAATCGCCAAAATGGACGCAGCGACATTGCCATTCTTTATCTGGAGCGGAACGTGCAGTTCACGGACAAGATCACCCCCATCTGCCTGCCCCACACGCCACAGCTGCGGGGCAAGTCCTATGTAGGCTACATGCCCTTCGTGGCTGGCTGGGGCAAGACCCAGGAGGGCGGGGAATCGGCCACCGTGCTGAACGAGCTACAGATTCCCATCTTCGACAACGAGCAGTGCCGCGAGAGCTACGCCAAGCAGAAACGCTACTTCTCCGCCGACCAGTTCGACAGTGCGGTCGTGTGTGCTGGCGTCCTCACCGGCGGCAAGGACACCTGCCAGGGCGACTCCGGTGGCCCACTGATGATACCCGAGCCGTACCAGAACAGCGTGCGCTTCTATCTGATCGGCGTGGTCTCGTACGGCATTGGGTGTGCGAGGCCGGAGGTGCCCGGCGTCTACTCTAGCACCCAGTACTTCATGGACTGGATCATCGAGCGCGTCCAGGAGACGACCTGA
- the LOC4812644 gene encoding venom serine protease Bi-VSP isoform X1, translating into MKSVFGASAVITLLYFLLLGEPSAFAQFNNQRRQVRQNCITPENYYGSCVALRYCPQVVNVFQSTSRERAERYVIALQRSCGTRNFNGDPVLCCTSPQNNPQTTERPSNPFFPKEQPFVGPQPPPDVPNRNPFLTTQRPPTTTTTTTTTRAPVTSAAPLVELRGPVCRGPDTKPGNCVDIKSCPLLLNQLIAKQKDSTFVSFLQASQRICGNVGSTVCCPNGQTATNEPVVTPTVSTEDVPRRLPNVEEGCGYTLNTFKKIVGGEVSRKGAWPWIALLGYDDPSSSPFKCGGTLITARHVLTAAHCIRQDLIFVRLGEHDLSTDTETRHVDINVIRYVSHPEYNRQNGRSDIAILYLERNVQFTDKITPICLPHTPQLRGKSYVGYMPFVAGWGKTQEGGESATVLNELQIPIFDNEQCRESYAKQKRYFSADQFDSAVVCAGVLTGGKDTCQGDSGGPLMIPEPYQNSVRFYLIGVVSYGIGCARPEVPGVYSSTQYFMDWIIERVQETT; encoded by the exons ATGAAGTCGGTGTTTGGTGCCAGTGCTGTTATTACACTCCTCTACTTCCTCCTCCTTGGCGAGCCGTCCGCCTTCGCTCAATTTAACAATCAGCGCCGGCAAG TTCGTCAGAACTGCATCACTCCAGAGAACTACTATGGCAGCTGCGTGGCGCTTAGATACTGCCCCCAGGTGGTGAACGTATTCCAGAGCACCAGCAGAGAGCGCGCTGAGCGCTATGTGATCGCCCTGCAACGCAGCTGTGGCACCCGCAACTTCAATGGGGATCCGGTG CTGTGCTGTACTTCTCCGCAGAATAATCCACAGACCACAGAGCGGCCATCCAATCCCTTCTTTCCCAAAGAGCAACCGTTTGTGGGTCCTCAGCCGCCGCCAGATGTGCCCAATCGCAATCCCTTCCTGACCACGCAGCgaccacccaccaccaccacaacgacgacaacgacgcgTGCTCCGGTTACCTCGGCGGCACCGCTGGTGGAGCTCCGTGGACCCGTATGCCGTGGACCGGACACCAAGCCCGGCAATTGCGTCG ATATCAAAAGCTGCCCTTTGTTGCTCAATCAACTGATTGCCAAGCAGAAGGATTCCACCTTCGTGAGCTTCCTGCAGGCCTCGCAGCGCATCTGTGGCAACGTAGGCTCCACGGTCTGCTGCCCCAATGGCCAGACGGCGACGAATGAGCCGGTAGTCACTCCCACAGTCAGCACGGAGGATGTGCCCCGACGTCTGCCCAATGTGGAGGAGGGATGTGGCTACACTCTGAACACCTTCAAGAAGATCGTTGGCGGCGAGGTGAGTCGCAAGGGGGCCTGGCCCTGGATTGCACTCTTGGGCTACGATGATCCCTCCTCGTCGCCGTTCAAGTGCGGTGGCACTCTGATCACCGCCAGACATGTGCTCACAGCTGCCCACTGCATCCGTCAGGACCT AATTTTCGTGCGACTGGGCGAACATGATCTCTCCACGGACACCGAGACGCGCCATGTGGACATTAATGTGATCCGA TATGTGTCCCATCCGGAGTACAATCGCCAAAATGGACGCAGCGACATTGCCATTCTTTATCTGGAGCGGAACGTGCAGTTCACGGACAAGATCACCCCCATCTGCCTGCCCCACACGCCACAGCTGCGGGGCAAGTCCTATGTAGGCTACATGCCCTTCGTGGCTGGCTGGGGCAAGACCCAGGAGGGCGGGGAATCGGCCACCGTGCTGAACGAGCTACAGATTCCCATCTTCGACAACGAGCAGTGCCGCGAGAGCTACGCCAAGCAGAAACGCTACTTCTCCGCCGACCAGTTCGACAGTGCGGTCGTGTGTGCTGGCGTCCTCACCGGCGGCAAGGACACCTGCCAGGGCGACTCCGGTGGCCCACTGATGATACCCGAGCCGTACCAGAACAGCGTGCGCTTCTATCTGATCGGCGTGGTCTCGTACGGCATTGGGTGTGCGAGGCCGGAGGTGCCCGGCGTCTACTCTAGCACCCAGTACTTCATGGACTGGATCATCGAGCGCGTCCAGGAGACGACCTGA
- the LOC4812643 gene encoding proclotting enzyme isoform X1, whose product MGITMVHFLAHSNGGTVANFWPSSTDTDTDTDTDTWLGRLRELILHRDRSIMVLLEEFCVKVYFWPFLSYLASIKGWCPVYPPGYYPVYTWPQPQPPLLPPLPPTGPLIPPPPALPSTPPGIPTFQPTPPYPQTPFTPPLITTSSTSSSTSTTIATTSTTTGVTTTSTAGTTLPVPTCPPQPLVCLPGGVRPLPNCPCIDPRQNAPLVAATGLIGSDMMVFMPLNAGRRRRRRRRPQTCYDARSRPGNCLALTSCSHLVEEYQSQVGQSAGSNDFRSFLGQSICGFDGSTFMVCCASDRSANGRSRKDILVTTTAPLGFFHFSPLGGGTTTGSPPVFQPTPPPMQGQGQVRPSPNLPALAPAPAPPQPQPQIVPQQQLVCGISGATSNRVVGGQEARRGAYPWIAALGYSEESNRNALKFLCGGSLIHSHYVITSAHCINDLLTLVRLGAHDLSKPTEAGVMDFRIRRTVVHERFDLTSIANDIALIELSGVTAPLTANIAPICLPEAAKFLQQDFVGMNPFIAGWGAGKHQGPTSQVLRDAQVPIVARQSCEQSYKSVFRFVQFSDKVICAGSSSVDACQGDSGGPLMMPQLEGSGYRFYLLGLVSFGYECARPNFPGVYTRVASYVPWIRQQISMG is encoded by the exons ATGGGAATTACCATGGTCCACTTCTTGGCCCACAGCAACGGCGGAACAGTAGCCAACTTCTGGCCAAGCAgtacggacacggacacggacacggatacggatacgtgGCTTGGGAGATTGAGAGAATTGATTCTCCATAGAGACAGGAGCATTATGGTACTGCTGGAAGAGTTCTGTGTGAAGGTGTACTTCTGGCCGTTCCTCTCGTACCTGGCCAGCATCAAGGGATGGTGTCCGGTGTATCCGCCAGGTTACTATCCCGTGTACACgtggccacagccacaaccgcCTTTGTTGCCTCCGCTGCCACCGACTGGTCCACTAATACCGCCTCCACCTGCTCTTCCGTCCACACCTCCAGGGATACCGACGTTCCAGCCAACGCCACCGTACCCACAGACACCTTTCACCCCACCGCTGATCACGAcgagcagcaccagctcctCCACTTCCACCACAATAGCGACTACCAGCACCACAACGGGTGTGACGACAACTAGCACCGCGGGAACCACCCTGCCCGTGCCCACCTGCCCGCCGCAGCCATTGGTGTGCCTGCCCGGAGGCGTGCGTCCGCTGCCCAACTGCCCCTGCATCGATCCTCGCCAGAATGCGCCCCTGGTGGCTGCCACCGGTCTGATCGGTTCGGATATGATGGTTTTCATGCCGCTCAATGCGGGGCGgcggcgtcgtcgtcgacgaCGGC CCCAGACCTGCTACGACGCTCGCTCCCGGCCGGGCAACTGCCTGGCCCTGACCTCCTGCTCCCACctggtggaggagtaccagaGCCAGGTCGGCCAGTCGGCAGGCTCCAACGACTTTCGGTCGTTTCTGGGCCAGTCCATATGCGGCTTCGATGGCTCCACTTTCATG GTCTGCTGTGCCTCGGATCGGTCTGCAAATGGCAGGAGTAGAAAGGATATACTGGTGACCACCACTGCACCCTTGGGCTTCTTTCATTTCTCGCCTCTGGGAGGCGGCACCACCACCGGAAGTCCACCTGTGTTTCAGCCCACACCACCGCCGATGCAGGGCCAAGGTCAGGTCAGACCCAGTCCAAATCTTCCTGCTCTAgcaccggctccggctccacctcaacctcaacctcagaTTGTgcctcagcagcagctggtcTGTGGCATCAGTGGAGCCACCTCGAACCGCGTGGTGGGCGGCCAGGAGGCTCGAAGAG GAGCCTATCCCTGGATTGCCGCCCTGGGCTACTCCGAGGAGTCCAATCGGAATGCCCTGAAGTTCCTCTGCGGCGGCAGCCTCATCCACTCGCACTACGTGATCACCTCTGCCCACTGCATCAACGATCTGCTCACTCTGGTCCGCCTGGGGGCTCACGATCTGTCCAAGCCCACCGAGGCAGGGGTCATGGACTTTCGCATCCGTCGCACTGTTGTCCACGAACGCTTCGATCTGACGTCCATTGCCAATGACATTGCCCTAATCGAGCTGAGTGGAGTAACAGCGCCTCTCACTG CCAACATAGCGCCCATCTGCCTGCCCGAAGCGGCCAAGTTCCTGCAGCAAGATTTCGTGGGCATGAATCCCTTCATTGCCGGTTGGGGGGCCGGCAAGCACCAGGGACCAACGTCCCAGGTTCTGCGCGATGCCCAGGTGCCGATCGTGGCCCGTCAGAGCTGCGAGCAGAGCTACAAGTCCGTGTTCCGGTTTGTCCAATTCAGCGACAAG GTGATCTGTGCTGGCAGCTCCAGCGTTGATGCCTGCCAGGGGGACTCCGGTGGACCACTCATGATGCCGCAG CTGGAGGGCAGCGGCTATAGGTTCTACCTGCTGGGCCTCGTCTCGTTCGGCTATGAGTGTGCGCGACCCAATTTCCCAGGGGTCTATACGAGAGTCGCCTCCTACGTTCCATGGATCAGGCAGCAGATCTCAATGGGGTAG
- the LOC4812643 gene encoding venom protease isoform X2 — MPAIRGSQQSKVPRTLLMLWGLSLFTLVQSQTCYDARSRPGNCLALTSCSHLVEEYQSQVGQSAGSNDFRSFLGQSICGFDGSTFMVCCASDRSANGRSRKDILVTTTAPLGFFHFSPLGGGTTTGSPPVFQPTPPPMQGQGQVRPSPNLPALAPAPAPPQPQPQIVPQQQLVCGISGATSNRVVGGQEARRGAYPWIAALGYSEESNRNALKFLCGGSLIHSHYVITSAHCINDLLTLVRLGAHDLSKPTEAGVMDFRIRRTVVHERFDLTSIANDIALIELSGVTAPLTANIAPICLPEAAKFLQQDFVGMNPFIAGWGAGKHQGPTSQVLRDAQVPIVARQSCEQSYKSVFRFVQFSDKVICAGSSSVDACQGDSGGPLMMPQLEGSGYRFYLLGLVSFGYECARPNFPGVYTRVASYVPWIRQQISMG, encoded by the exons ATGCCTGCGATCAGGGGCTCCCAGCAATCGAAAGTTCCCAGAACCCTATTGATGCTTTGGGGACTTTCCCTCTTCACATTGGTCCAGT CCCAGACCTGCTACGACGCTCGCTCCCGGCCGGGCAACTGCCTGGCCCTGACCTCCTGCTCCCACctggtggaggagtaccagaGCCAGGTCGGCCAGTCGGCAGGCTCCAACGACTTTCGGTCGTTTCTGGGCCAGTCCATATGCGGCTTCGATGGCTCCACTTTCATG GTCTGCTGTGCCTCGGATCGGTCTGCAAATGGCAGGAGTAGAAAGGATATACTGGTGACCACCACTGCACCCTTGGGCTTCTTTCATTTCTCGCCTCTGGGAGGCGGCACCACCACCGGAAGTCCACCTGTGTTTCAGCCCACACCACCGCCGATGCAGGGCCAAGGTCAGGTCAGACCCAGTCCAAATCTTCCTGCTCTAgcaccggctccggctccacctcaacctcaacctcagaTTGTgcctcagcagcagctggtcTGTGGCATCAGTGGAGCCACCTCGAACCGCGTGGTGGGCGGCCAGGAGGCTCGAAGAG GAGCCTATCCCTGGATTGCCGCCCTGGGCTACTCCGAGGAGTCCAATCGGAATGCCCTGAAGTTCCTCTGCGGCGGCAGCCTCATCCACTCGCACTACGTGATCACCTCTGCCCACTGCATCAACGATCTGCTCACTCTGGTCCGCCTGGGGGCTCACGATCTGTCCAAGCCCACCGAGGCAGGGGTCATGGACTTTCGCATCCGTCGCACTGTTGTCCACGAACGCTTCGATCTGACGTCCATTGCCAATGACATTGCCCTAATCGAGCTGAGTGGAGTAACAGCGCCTCTCACTG CCAACATAGCGCCCATCTGCCTGCCCGAAGCGGCCAAGTTCCTGCAGCAAGATTTCGTGGGCATGAATCCCTTCATTGCCGGTTGGGGGGCCGGCAAGCACCAGGGACCAACGTCCCAGGTTCTGCGCGATGCCCAGGTGCCGATCGTGGCCCGTCAGAGCTGCGAGCAGAGCTACAAGTCCGTGTTCCGGTTTGTCCAATTCAGCGACAAG GTGATCTGTGCTGGCAGCTCCAGCGTTGATGCCTGCCAGGGGGACTCCGGTGGACCACTCATGATGCCGCAG CTGGAGGGCAGCGGCTATAGGTTCTACCTGCTGGGCCTCGTCTCGTTCGGCTATGAGTGTGCGCGACCCAATTTCCCAGGGGTCTATACGAGAGTCGCCTCCTACGTTCCATGGATCAGGCAGCAGATCTCAATGGGGTAG
- the Akh gene encoding adipokinetic hormone → MNTKSEVIIIAAVLCFLLACVEGQLTFSPDWGKRSVGGAGGGSSGVFFEPQQGNCKTSNEMLLEIFRFVQSQAQLFLDCKHRE, encoded by the exons ATGAACACCAAGAGCGAAGTCATCATCATTGCAGCTGTGCTCTGCTTCCTGCTGGCCTGCGTCGAGGGTCAA CTGACATTCTCGCCCGACTGGGGCAAGCGTTCGGTGGGCGGTGCTGGTGGCGGCAGCTCTGGCGTCTTCTTTGAACCACAGCAGGGCAACTGCAAGACCTCCAACGAAATGCTGCTCGAGATCTTTCGGTTTGTGCAGTCGCAGGCCCAGCTCTTTCTCGACTGCAAGCATCGCGAGTAG
- the Ras64B gene encoding ras-like protein 2: protein MQMQTYKLVVVGGGGVGKSAITIQFIQSYFVTDYDPTIEDSYTKQCVIDDVPAKLDILDTAGQEEFSAMREQYMRSGEGFLLVFSLNDHSSFDEIPKFQRQILRVKDRDEFPMLMVGNKCDLEHQRQVGLEEAQNTSRNLIIPYIECSAKLRVNVDQAFHELVRIVRKFQIAERPFIEEGYKKKGKRKCCMM, encoded by the exons atgcaGATGCAAACGTACAAGCTGGTCGTCgtcggtggcggcggcgttgGAAAGTCAGCCATAACGATACAGTTCATACAG AGCTACTTTGTCACAGACTACGATCCCACCATCGAGGACTCGTACACGAAACAATGCGTCATCGACGATGTGCCAGCCAAATTGGACA TTCTGGATACGGCTGGCCAGGAGGAGTTCAGTGCTATGCGCGAGCAGTACATGCGCTCCGGCGAAGGCTTTCTGCTTGTATTCTCGCTCAACGATCATTCCAGCTTCGATGAGATACCAAAGTTTCAGCGCCAGATATTGAGGGTGAAGGATCGCGACGAGTTCCCCATGCTGATGGTTGGCAACAAGTGCGACCTGGAGCACCAGCGACAGGTCGGCCTGGAGGAGGCCCAAAACACAAGCAGAAACCTGATTATACCTTATATCGAGTGCAGTGCCAAGCTGCGCGTCAATGTCGATCAGGCCTTCCACGAGCTGGTGCGGATTGTGCGCAAATTCCAGATTGCCGAGCGACCCTTCATCGAGGAGGGATACAAGAAGAAGGGCAAAAGGAAGTGCTGCATGATGTAA
- the RfC4 gene encoding replication factor C subunit 2, whose amino-acid sequence MPEDPETVVAEKRTHLPWIEKYRPAKFNEIVGNEDTVARLSVFATQGNAPNIIIAGPPGVGKTTTIQCLARILLGDSYKEAVLELNASNERGIDVVRNKIKMFAQQKVTLPKGRHKIVILDEADSMTEGAQQALRRTMEIYSNTTRFALACNTSEKIIEPIQSRCAMLRFTKLSDAQVLAKLIEVSKWESLSYDAEGLEAVVFTAQGDMRQGLNNLQATAQGYGNITMENVFKVCDEPHPKLLEEMLQHCAVNDIHKAYKILAKLWSLGYSPEDIIGNIFRVCKRLNLDEQMKLNFIREIGITHMKIVDGINTLLQLTALLARLCIVSESH is encoded by the exons ATGCCTGAAGATCCGGAAACTGTTGTAGCTGAAAAGCGTACCCACTTGCCGTGGATTGAGAAGTACCGCCCCGCAAAGTTCAACGAAATCGTGGGCAATGAGGATACGGTGGCACGTCTCTCCGTCTTCGCAACGCAGGGCAATGCACCCAACATAATTATAGCC GGTCCTCCTGGCGTTGGCAAGACCACGACCATTCAGTGCCTGGCCCGCATCCTGCTCGGAGACAGCTACAAGGAGGCAGTGCTGGAGCTGAATGCCTCGAACGAGCGCGGCATCGATGTGGTGCGCAACAAGATCAAGATGTTTGCCCAGCAAAAGGTGACGCTACCCAAGGGCCGTCACAAGATCGTTATCCTGGACGAGGCGGACAGCATGACGGAGGGCGCCCAGCAGGCGCTGCGTCGCACCATGGAGATCTATAGCAACACGACTCGCTTCGCCCTGGCCTGCAACACCAGCGAGAAGATCATCGAGCCGATACAGTCGCGCTGCGCCATGCTGCGCTTCACCAAGCTCTCGGATGCCCAGGTTCTGGCCAAGCTGATCGAGGTGAGCAAGTGGGAGAGTCTATCCTACGATGCGGAGGGCCTGGAGGCGGTCGTCTTCACTGCCCAGGGAGACATGCGACAGGGTCTCAACAATCTGCAGGCCACTGCACAGGGATATGGCAACATTACCATGGAGAACGTGTTCAAGGTGTGCGATGAGCCGCATCCCAAGTTGCTGGAGGAAATGCTGCAGCACTGTGCCGTAAATGACATTCACAAGGCCTACAAGATACTGGCCAAGCTGTGGAGCCTCGGCTACTCCCCGGAGGACATTATTGGTAACATATTTCGCGTCTGCAAGCGACTGAATCTCGATGAGCAGATGAAGCTGAACTTCATTCGCGAGATCGGCATTACACACATGAAGATCGTCGATGGCATCAATACCCTGTTACAGCTCACGGCTCTGCTGGCCCGTCTTTGCATCGTGTCCGAGTCCCACTAG